Proteins found in one Candidatus Poribacteria bacterium genomic segment:
- a CDS encoding zinc-binding dehydrogenase produces MLQVTKPEGFGNIQLEEVPMPEINARQIRVETDTTLISRGSELFRRYIMEDAVPPSIMGYSLTGVVDAVGAEVTDYRIGQRVMVVAPHAQYVVAEPNASDGRIVRLFDDVSFEAGTFLPLATSAVAWSDSSGVKAGDTVVVLGQGLVGSLMMQVLRGYNPARIITVDALPLRCELSTQLGADVSINANEIDPVDEVRRLADGKGADLVIDCVGGYAGVKSFEQAQDMTRQFGIIQLIALYQQAPLPLHSSKMMSKRLVAGILTDEPRSQIAARALKKIQNGEIRTADMITHRFHYTEAKAAFDLLWNSPGDTLGVLIKWQ; encoded by the coding sequence ATGCTTCAGGTAACCAAACCAGAAGGTTTCGGCAATATCCAACTCGAAGAGGTGCCGATGCCGGAGATAAATGCTCGACAGATTCGAGTGGAGACAGATACGACGTTAATTAGCCGTGGCTCCGAACTATTTCGACGCTATATCATGGAAGACGCAGTCCCTCCGTCAATTATGGGTTACTCTCTTACAGGCGTTGTGGATGCCGTTGGTGCAGAGGTAACAGATTATCGGATTGGACAACGCGTCATGGTCGTCGCACCGCACGCGCAATATGTTGTCGCTGAGCCTAACGCATCGGATGGACGCATTGTACGGCTTTTTGACGATGTTAGTTTTGAAGCGGGAACTTTCCTTCCGCTTGCAACGAGTGCTGTCGCTTGGTCAGACTCATCCGGTGTGAAAGCAGGAGATACAGTCGTTGTCTTGGGACAAGGATTGGTGGGAAGTCTGATGATGCAGGTGCTACGTGGCTATAACCCTGCGCGGATTATCACTGTGGACGCGCTGCCGCTTCGCTGTGAATTATCAACGCAGCTTGGGGCGGATGTTTCTATCAACGCTAATGAGATAGATCCGGTTGACGAAGTACGTCGTCTTGCCGATGGAAAAGGCGCGGACTTGGTCATAGATTGCGTCGGTGGGTACGCTGGCGTAAAATCTTTTGAGCAGGCACAGGATATGACCCGTCAGTTCGGCATTATTCAACTCATCGCGCTCTATCAGCAGGCACCGCTCCCGCTACACTCTTCAAAGATGATGAGCAAGCGTCTCGTCGCTGGTATCTTGACAGATGAACCCCGTTCACAGATTGCTGCACGCGCCCTAAAAAAGATACAGAACGGCGAGATTCGCACCGCTGACATGATTACGCACCGCTTTCACTACACCGAGGCGAAAGCCGCATTTGACCTCCTCTGGAATTCCCCGGGTGATACGCTTGGAGTGCTGATAAAATGGCAGTAG
- a CDS encoding DUF5916 domain-containing protein: protein MPRLIIVLLLTISYPMFLFAHPEGTGKHVVEAYRIEGEPPQIDGVLDDAVWQQASPRSGFIQLEPTRGTAATDDTEFRIAYDAHNIYVAFRCYDAEPDKIVNRMTRRGDVYASDVISFFIDPHHDHRTGYKFATNPAGVQSDNYRYEDTQRDSNWKGIWWVESSIDEFGWSAEFKIPFSNFRFTDKPTQIWGFDVERVNRRKSEVTVWKQLTQAGVVTRMSDLGHIVGIQGIETGKNFEITPYALGGAAGAANVDIERQLGTGLDVQYSLTSALKANVTVNPDFAQVEADQLEINLTRFPTRFPEKRPFFVEGNSFFETPYDLMFSRRIGSRGNILWGGKLTGKVGNYSIGVLGNQTGEFGFSENTSSGKETAWFSAIRIKRDILKRSNVGILFVNKEQPEGDNWAHSRVGGIDMNLALGKTYHLTGQYAGSFHPGEDKDNFAYTVDFAQRNYLWSSSIGFERVAPHFEINQTGFLRKERNRGWQRAYMRTSYSPYWGNRQFFSGITTRLSQSLYTPEYFSEWRERNPGLSLSPEFDEDLFRWHVNAYVGMDFRETLLDDITAYYYRSRAAELTEIFIADGYGFSIDTDSTNPIAIGIEIDFSDYFNFGRQQAGKQRSLTLESTLRPLSNFSIELDSSYAQSLDLEGAIDGRFFVSSLRGTYLFTRESFLRMFAQAGRERPLSAQIHEHYLLSLLFGWEYSPKSHLFVAYNETWGDAPIGTGLTRELQLENRVVVVKVTYLYNL from the coding sequence ATGCCAAGACTCATAATTGTCCTACTGCTAACCATTTCATATCCAATGTTTCTCTTTGCACACCCGGAAGGGACAGGTAAACACGTCGTTGAGGCTTACCGCATCGAAGGTGAACCGCCACAGATTGACGGCGTGCTGGATGATGCTGTATGGCAGCAAGCATCACCACGTAGCGGTTTCATTCAACTTGAGCCTACACGCGGTACCGCCGCAACGGATGACACAGAATTCCGTATCGCTTACGATGCCCATAATATCTATGTCGCATTCCGATGTTATGATGCCGAACCCGATAAAATTGTCAATCGGATGACACGGCGCGGCGATGTCTATGCCTCAGATGTTATCTCTTTCTTCATCGACCCACATCACGACCATCGCACTGGCTATAAATTTGCCACAAACCCAGCCGGTGTTCAGAGCGATAATTATCGGTATGAGGATACGCAGCGCGACTCTAATTGGAAAGGAATTTGGTGGGTTGAAAGCAGTATTGATGAATTCGGATGGAGTGCCGAGTTTAAAATCCCGTTTTCTAACTTCCGATTCACCGATAAACCGACACAAATCTGGGGTTTTGACGTAGAGCGAGTAAATCGGCGAAAAAGCGAGGTAACGGTTTGGAAACAGTTAACGCAAGCGGGTGTTGTTACGCGGATGTCCGATTTAGGGCATATCGTAGGGATTCAGGGGATTGAGACAGGGAAAAACTTTGAAATCACGCCGTATGCCTTAGGGGGTGCCGCTGGTGCTGCTAATGTGGATATTGAGCGTCAACTCGGCACAGGTTTGGATGTCCAATACAGTCTCACGAGCGCGTTGAAGGCGAACGTTACTGTGAACCCTGATTTCGCACAGGTTGAGGCAGATCAGTTGGAAATTAATTTGACCAGGTTTCCGACGCGTTTTCCAGAAAAACGACCGTTTTTCGTTGAAGGAAATAGTTTTTTTGAAACGCCTTATGACTTAATGTTCAGCCGTCGTATCGGGAGTCGTGGGAATATCCTTTGGGGTGGCAAACTCACAGGGAAGGTAGGGAACTATTCCATTGGCGTTTTAGGAAACCAAACGGGTGAATTCGGTTTCTCTGAGAACACTTCATCCGGAAAAGAAACGGCATGGTTTTCTGCCATCCGAATTAAACGCGATATTCTCAAACGCTCAAATGTTGGGATTCTATTTGTAAACAAGGAACAACCTGAAGGCGATAATTGGGCACACAGCAGAGTCGGCGGCATTGATATGAATCTCGCGCTTGGCAAAACGTATCATCTCACAGGTCAGTACGCTGGTAGTTTCCATCCGGGAGAGGATAAAGATAATTTCGCATACACGGTTGATTTCGCGCAGCGGAACTATCTCTGGAGCAGTAGTATCGGATTTGAACGCGTCGCGCCGCACTTTGAGATTAACCAAACAGGATTTTTACGAAAAGAACGCAACCGGGGCTGGCAACGTGCCTATATGCGTACCTCTTATTCTCCATACTGGGGCAACCGCCAGTTTTTCTCTGGCATCACCACCCGCCTCTCGCAAAGTCTTTATACGCCTGAATATTTCAGCGAATGGAGAGAACGGAACCCAGGACTCTCCCTCTCACCCGAATTTGACGAGGATCTATTCAGGTGGCACGTCAACGCTTACGTCGGAATGGACTTCAGGGAAACCCTTTTAGACGACATTACCGCATACTATTACCGGAGCCGAGCAGCAGAACTGACTGAGATATTTATAGCAGACGGATACGGGTTTTCGATTGATACCGACTCCACAAATCCGATAGCGATCGGTATTGAAATAGACTTCTCTGACTATTTTAACTTTGGACGACAACAGGCGGGCAAACAGCGGAGCCTCACCCTTGAATCTACCTTACGTCCACTGAGTAATTTCTCGATAGAGTTAGATAGCAGCTACGCGCAGAGTCTTGATTTAGAAGGTGCTATTGACGGCAGATTTTTCGTCAGTTCGTTGCGCGGAACTTATCTGTTCACCCGTGAATCGTTTTTGCGGATGTTCGCGCAAGCGGGTAGAGAGCGTCCACTATCGGCGCAAATTCATGAGCACTATCTGCTCAGTCTCCTATTCGGATGGGAATATAGCCCGAAAAGCCATCTGTTCGTTGCCTATAACGAGACCTGGGGGGACGCGCCTATTGGAACAGGTTTGACTCGTGAGTTGCAGCTGGAAAACCGGGTTGTTGTGGTTAAAGTAACGTATCTCTACAATCTATAG
- a CDS encoding carboxypeptidase regulatory-like domain-containing protein, which yields MTRLSFMLMLMACAGMSVSIVFAQEEVVNGGTVRGKITDTSNAQNPIEGVEVKIVDVNGAQFAATTKANGEYTRTGLPAGRYLISIYKEGYGDRLGKPVTVVDGGDHYVPLKMTKKSNIATFLEKFQKQRTPENMSQNPQEHWYNLTLSNIKIGYMHMSTDKTEYQEEEVDRHKIDMLMNFKALGTDVTLEITRVEYTGSDLMPRHFLSTSNESGLKQVEGRIVDGVAYIKTTLNGETTESEVPVPPDTISEHVGVESLFRQGLKIGEKRNFHIFSFDLLKPVKTDLEVERQDTLTYQSEEKQVYVLRQTLDMMNGITAKVWLDSDGVNYRTEIPMMGLSMVTTKTDKETALGDTQEVDVVLKTRILPSGKRPTPRAKNFEAEVKLPTGNIADAIMSNSHQKLEVNSENAGKLSIQVPTVAAEDCPNLPIRDAEGEFLGASAYIQTDAPAIRAKTEEILDGEVNSWRAAEKLCEWVHTAIAEKKMSGGFGSSLTALESLSGDCTEHTVLFIALARAAGIPARICSGITFAKDAFYYHFWPEVYVGRWVQMDPTLGQTIADANHIQLGGSTVESDNLMEFAEGVFRTLNQLEIAIVE from the coding sequence ATGACTCGTTTAAGTTTCATGTTAATGTTAATGGCTTGTGCTGGAATGTCCGTTAGTATTGTCTTCGCGCAAGAGGAGGTTGTAAATGGTGGAACCGTTCGCGGTAAAATTACGGATACAAGCAACGCACAGAATCCGATTGAAGGCGTTGAAGTCAAAATTGTCGATGTAAACGGCGCACAATTCGCAGCAACAACTAAGGCTAACGGCGAGTACACACGAACAGGTCTGCCCGCGGGGCGTTACCTCATCAGCATCTATAAAGAAGGATATGGCGATCGGCTCGGAAAACCGGTTACAGTTGTTGATGGGGGCGACCATTATGTCCCACTTAAAATGACCAAGAAATCGAACATTGCCACCTTCCTCGAAAAATTCCAAAAACAGCGTACCCCCGAGAACATGTCACAAAATCCGCAAGAACACTGGTACAATCTCACCTTGTCGAATATCAAGATCGGTTATATGCATATGTCAACAGACAAAACCGAGTATCAAGAGGAGGAGGTGGATCGACACAAAATTGATATGCTTATGAATTTTAAGGCACTCGGGACCGATGTAACATTAGAAATCACTCGCGTTGAGTATACAGGGTCTGATTTAATGCCGCGCCACTTTCTCTCGACTTCTAATGAATCCGGTTTAAAACAGGTGGAGGGACGGATTGTAGACGGTGTCGCTTACATTAAGACAACGCTTAACGGTGAAACCACTGAATCAGAAGTTCCGGTACCACCGGATACAATCTCCGAACATGTGGGTGTAGAATCGCTGTTCAGACAGGGTCTTAAAATAGGTGAGAAACGGAACTTTCACATATTCAGTTTCGATCTGTTGAAGCCGGTGAAAACAGATCTCGAGGTTGAAAGGCAAGATACTTTAACCTACCAGTCAGAGGAAAAGCAGGTTTATGTTTTACGCCAGACCTTGGATATGATGAATGGGATCACTGCGAAAGTATGGCTTGACTCTGATGGGGTGAACTATCGAACAGAAATACCCATGATGGGGCTTTCCATGGTAACTACGAAGACGGATAAGGAGACTGCGCTTGGCGACACTCAAGAAGTTGATGTCGTCTTAAAAACGCGTATCCTTCCCTCCGGTAAACGTCCCACACCGAGAGCAAAAAACTTTGAAGCAGAGGTGAAACTTCCAACAGGCAACATTGCTGATGCAATCATGTCTAATTCCCACCAAAAACTGGAAGTAAACAGTGAAAACGCAGGTAAACTTTCGATTCAGGTGCCAACGGTTGCAGCGGAAGACTGCCCTAATTTACCGATTCGGGACGCAGAAGGTGAGTTCCTGGGGGCGAGTGCGTATATTCAAACCGACGCGCCAGCGATTCGTGCGAAAACCGAGGAGATATTAGATGGGGAAGTCAATTCATGGCGTGCGGCAGAAAAATTATGCGAATGGGTCCATACAGCCATTGCCGAGAAAAAAATGAGTGGTGGTTTCGGTTCATCATTAACTGCCTTGGAATCGCTCTCGGGGGATTGTACGGAACACACTGTGCTTTTCATTGCTTTGGCACGTGCCGCTGGCATTCCTGCAAGAATCTGTTCCGGTATCACATTTGCAAAGGATGCCTTTTACTACCACTTCTGGCCTGAAGTCTACGTCGGCAGATGGGTCCAGATGGATCCGACATTGGGACAGACCATCGCCGATGCGAATCATATTCAGCTTGGCGGAAGCACTGTGGAATCCGATAACCTCATGGAATTCGCCGAAGGTGTTTTCCGAACACTCAATCAACTTGAAATTGCCATCGTTGAATAG
- a CDS encoding methyltransferase — translation MAVDVPSREIVFRAELRGASLDFSTTWGLFSPKGIDAGTRLLLEHLDIQEGNICLDLGCGYGAIGVTLAKCVQTSTVYMVDKDFVAVDYTRKNVEQNQLKNCHVRLSNGFSHLPDIEFDLIVSNLPANVGKELLQIFLADAKHYLKPNGRLYVVTISGLREFIKRNFKAVFGNYRKVKQRNTHTVAMATRV, via the coding sequence ATGGCAGTAGATGTTCCGTCCCGAGAAATTGTGTTTCGGGCAGAATTGCGCGGCGCATCCCTCGATTTTTCTACAACATGGGGGCTCTTCTCACCAAAGGGCATTGATGCCGGGACACGTCTACTGCTTGAACATCTGGATATCCAAGAGGGGAACATCTGCCTTGATCTTGGATGCGGATACGGTGCCATCGGTGTCACGCTTGCGAAATGCGTCCAAACATCAACCGTCTATATGGTCGACAAGGACTTTGTAGCGGTTGATTACACCCGCAAAAATGTGGAACAGAACCAACTCAAGAATTGCCATGTCCGCCTGAGCAACGGATTCAGCCACCTGCCTGACATCGAATTCGATCTTATCGTCTCTAACCTACCTGCCAATGTTGGTAAAGAGCTTCTACAGATTTTTCTGGCGGATGCCAAACACTATCTCAAACCGAACGGACGACTCTACGTCGTCACAATTTCGGGGCTCCGAGAATTTATTAAGCGCAATTTTAAGGCGGTTTTTGGAAATTATCGGAAGGTAAAACAGCGTAACACGCATACAGTTGCGATGGCGACGCGAGTGTAG
- a CDS encoding DUF5683 domain-containing protein gives MAEPTTAYTESSHLRNPQGEPPPNRSYVAMILSVILPGLGQLYLGQFLKGFIIFLIFASAVGIFYLNSMPVNEWRDLVRFKPIPKTETATDNTEDSEKSPGYAIHIWTFDDGEKLMYRPSWKLKISGSIQGILCWLYAIGDGWRGRRRRHQR, from the coding sequence ATGGCAGAACCGACAACTGCTTATACTGAATCCAGTCATCTCAGGAACCCTCAAGGTGAGCCTCCTCCTAACCGTTCTTATGTTGCGATGATACTGTCCGTTATTCTGCCGGGGCTCGGTCAGTTATACTTGGGACAATTCCTGAAGGGATTTATTATCTTCTTAATATTTGCTTCAGCAGTCGGTATTTTCTATCTCAATTCCATGCCAGTAAATGAATGGCGCGATTTAGTTCGGTTTAAACCTATCCCGAAAACGGAAACCGCAACGGACAATACAGAAGACTCAGAAAAGTCCCCCGGATACGCTATTCATATCTGGACATTTGACGATGGAGAGAAGTTGATGTACCGACCGTCTTGGAAACTGAAGATCAGCGGTTCAATCCAAGGAATTTTATGTTGGCTCTATGCGATTGGCGATGGTTGGCGCGGCAGACGTAGAAGGCACCAACGTTAA
- a CDS encoding BatA domain-containing protein, which yields MAFLNPLFLFGLLAAGIPLIIHLWNRRRVVTVDFSSLMFLMAAHRENARRFQLRQLLILLLRMAIVALIALALARPFLTLGLPVASVRAKTDVVIVLDNSYSMAYQDVDGIRFEKAKVLAIDILDTLRHGDSAALILMSDVPNPIFRQLTPDLRNVTAAINDAAVSYRATNVQTSLELAHEILAESEQLNKELYLISDFTRNGWENVGARLPRPYNRSGARVSLIPVAEGEAHNTNIEEVRPSNQLIGVNLPLQLNVTTANHSVAPLARNMLTLSIDGEKQKTVSFSAAANESLNTTLTYNFSTPGTHIGSLTLTEDRLNVDNQHYFTLDVVGEVRVLCVGEDTEYLTLALNPDKNSRQQSVSVSNQQRDFLNAPPTADNRLLTTDTMILPTQCTPTAFETFPLEDYDVIILADVPQITRQINAQLQEFIRHGKSVIAFVSSSSDADSYNALSDAWLPAQLGSRLTWTPPQQVRAYQAAHPIFDIFPNEGFSAQYAPQFHSGVVLRPTSESEVIAHFDDETPFLVERNQGTSTVLLYNCGLLRQQRNTSTANAGPSRATAVTNDLLVNPYFLPMLQQSVLYTAIANRNLLTWGGHVGDTYTARYPRSAGGKASIRLKTTVNTPDNDGSGTDNSTVVPIAEDGTLQFQGTERPGIYQVEVRTQGRLQRDFFAVNVDATEADLARIPLQQAAARLGAQTVAGVEIDGTAGAADAYNVKRHGREIWGELLLLAVCFILLESFLSNRGTHSFQGRGDNPGHDGALIVGET from the coding sequence ATGGCATTTCTCAACCCACTATTTCTTTTTGGACTCCTCGCCGCTGGTATCCCACTGATTATCCATCTTTGGAACCGTCGTCGTGTCGTGACGGTCGATTTTAGCAGCCTGATGTTTCTGATGGCGGCGCATCGTGAAAATGCCCGGCGATTTCAACTCAGGCAGCTGCTGATTTTGCTTTTGCGGATGGCAATCGTCGCACTGATCGCGCTTGCTTTGGCACGTCCGTTCCTGACGCTTGGACTGCCGGTCGCGTCCGTCCGCGCGAAAACCGATGTCGTTATCGTTTTGGATAATTCCTACAGCATGGCGTACCAAGATGTTGATGGCATCAGGTTTGAAAAAGCGAAAGTTTTGGCGATTGATATTCTGGATACGCTGCGGCACGGAGACAGTGCCGCACTTATTTTGATGTCGGATGTTCCGAATCCTATTTTTCGGCAACTCACGCCTGACCTTCGGAACGTTACAGCGGCGATTAACGATGCTGCAGTCTCTTATCGCGCCACGAACGTTCAGACGAGCCTTGAACTTGCGCACGAAATCCTTGCCGAATCAGAACAATTGAACAAAGAACTCTATCTCATTTCAGACTTCACCCGGAACGGATGGGAGAACGTAGGGGCGAGGTTACCTCGCCCCTACAATCGTTCTGGTGCGCGTGTTTCTCTGATTCCGGTTGCCGAAGGAGAAGCACATAACACAAATATTGAAGAAGTCCGTCCCTCCAATCAACTAATAGGTGTAAATCTACCGCTCCAATTGAATGTGACGACCGCGAACCATTCGGTAGCACCGTTGGCGCGAAATATGCTAACGCTGTCTATTGACGGCGAGAAACAAAAAACTGTGAGTTTTTCTGCAGCAGCTAACGAATCGCTGAATACGACTTTAACATACAACTTTTCTACACCCGGCACGCATATCGGTTCCCTTACACTCACAGAGGATCGCCTCAACGTTGACAACCAGCACTATTTCACTCTGGATGTCGTTGGTGAAGTGCGGGTCCTTTGTGTCGGAGAAGATACGGAATACCTTACATTGGCACTTAACCCAGATAAAAATAGCCGTCAGCAATCGGTTTCCGTCAGCAATCAGCAAAGAGATTTTCTTAACGCCCCACCGACAGCCGACAACCGACTGCTAACAACCGATACAATGATTTTACCGACGCAATGTACGCCTACTGCATTTGAAACCTTTCCGCTTGAAGATTACGACGTTATCATCCTGGCAGATGTGCCGCAGATCACCCGACAGATCAATGCGCAGCTGCAAGAGTTCATCCGGCACGGTAAAAGTGTTATAGCCTTTGTGAGCAGTTCCAGCGATGCAGATAGTTACAACGCACTTAGCGATGCTTGGTTGCCTGCGCAACTCGGTAGTCGGCTCACGTGGACACCACCGCAGCAGGTGCGTGCGTATCAAGCGGCACATCCTATTTTTGATATCTTTCCGAACGAAGGTTTTTCTGCGCAATACGCCCCACAATTTCACAGCGGTGTGGTACTACGTCCTACCTCTGAATCGGAGGTAATCGCACATTTCGATGATGAAACGCCGTTTCTTGTTGAGCGAAATCAGGGAACAAGCACCGTATTGCTCTATAACTGTGGACTCCTCAGACAACAGCGGAACACATCCACGGCAAATGCCGGACCCTCTCGCGCTACAGCCGTTACAAACGATCTGCTCGTTAACCCGTATTTCCTCCCGATGCTCCAACAGAGTGTGCTTTACACTGCCATAGCGAATCGTAATCTTTTAACATGGGGCGGTCATGTCGGAGACACCTATACGGCGCGTTATCCGCGCAGTGCTGGCGGAAAAGCGTCTATTCGCTTGAAAACGACTGTCAATACGCCAGATAACGATGGCTCCGGTACTGATAATAGTACCGTGGTCCCGATTGCTGAAGATGGCACGCTGCAATTTCAGGGGACAGAACGTCCCGGCATCTATCAGGTTGAGGTACGAACACAAGGTAGACTCCAACGAGATTTTTTCGCGGTGAATGTTGACGCGACTGAAGCTGACTTAGCACGGATTCCGCTTCAACAAGCAGCTGCGCGCCTCGGCGCGCAAACGGTAGCAGGTGTGGAAATTGATGGGACAGCGGGGGCAGCTGATGCTTACAACGTTAAAAGACACGGCAGGGAAATATGGGGTGAGTTGCTTCTTTTGGCTGTCTGCTTTATACTCCTTGAAAGTTTCCTCTCAAATCGCGGAACCCACTCGTTCCAGGGAAGAGGCGACAATCCGGGGCACGATGGGGCCTTGATCGTCGGTGAAACATAA
- a CDS encoding EamA family transporter, with the protein MKDFILLFFNVLLTVIGQILFKHGMNIVGRINSVRDALSKLPQAFLNPYVLSGIAIYGFTTLVWLIILSRIKLSIAYPMLSSGYVLSILFSWLLFKESIPKVRIIGALIICIGVYLVAQGES; encoded by the coding sequence ATGAAAGATTTTATACTGCTATTTTTCAATGTGCTATTGACGGTAATAGGACAAATCCTGTTCAAACACGGTATGAATATAGTGGGTCGTATCAACAGTGTTCGGGACGCGCTGAGCAAACTGCCACAAGCATTTCTGAATCCTTACGTCCTCAGCGGGATAGCGATATACGGCTTTACGACGCTCGTCTGGTTGATCATCCTGTCGCGCATTAAACTGAGCATTGCGTACCCGATGTTAAGCTCTGGCTATGTGCTGTCCATCCTGTTCTCCTGGCTGCTGTTCAAAGAATCTATCCCTAAGGTTCGGATAATTGGTGCTCTGATTATCTGTATCGGTGTCTACCTTGTCGCACAAGGGGAGTCTTAA